The window GTCGTTCCATAGCCATTTACTAATAATGTTCCTAGGGTTGTTTCAACTTCGTATTGATAACTTTTGCCTAAGAACGTTCGTACTAAAACTGTACCAGAAATCAAATTCTCTGTTACATGATCAGCAGCTTCAACAATCTCAATATCATCTGGGCGAATCGTACCTGTAGGAGCATCCCCTTCAAATAAACGTGTTGCTGTTAATGTATCGCCAGCCTTTGTTTGATAAGTAGTTTGATCGATTTTTGTTAAGTTAAAAAAATTCTCAAATCCAATAAAACGGGCAACAAATTCAGTCTTAGGGTTGCTATAAATTTCTTCTGGAGAAGCATATTGTTCAATGACACCTTTATTCATAACCGCTACTTTATCTGAAATTGAAAAACATTCTTCTTGATCATGCGTAACAAAAACTGTCGTAATGCCTAATTGTTGCTGAATTCGTTTAATTTCAATCCGCATATTCACACGTAATTTCGCATCTAGGTTGCTTAATGGTTCATCTAATAATAATAATTTTGGTTCAATGACTAACGCTCTAGCCAATGCCACACGCTGTCTTTGTCCACCAGATAATTGTTTTGTATAACGGTCACCAAATTCTTCTAAACCACAGACTTTCAAAATTTCTGCTACTTTTTTAGCAATCTGCTCTTTTGGCTCTTTTCTAAGTTTTAAACCAAACCCAACATTTTCCTTAACTGTTAAATGAGGGAATAACGCATAACTTTGAAAAACCATTCCAAAATTACGCTTATGAACAGGAACTTTTGTTAAATCTGTTTCATCTAAAATAAATTCACCTTCATTAGGCTCAATTAAACCGGCAATCACACGTAACGTCGTCGTTTTTCCACAACCACTTGGTCCTAATAATGAAACTAGTTCACCTTTTTCCATTGAAATATTCAGTTCTTTTAAAATATTTGCTTTTCCATCATAACTGACACGAATATCTTTTAAATCCACAAATGACATCTTGCTGCTTCCTCCTTCTTCCTTAAGCAATTGCTGCTAGTCCTAATGTTTTTTCGATAAGATACATCAAGACAATCGTTCCTAACATCAACAGCACAGAAATAGCTGATACAGTTGGATCGTAATTGTATTCAATATAATTTAATAAAGTTGTGGGTAACGTTGAAACTCCTGGTCCTGATAAAAACATTGACACGGGAATATTATTAAATGAATTGATAAAAGCTAACATAAATGAAGCAAAAATTCCTGATGTAATATTTGGAATAACCACTTTACCAAACGCTTTTAATTTAGTACAACCTAATGTCCACGCGACTTCTTCAATTGAAAAATCTAGTTGCTCCATTGAAGAACCGACAACTCGAATAATGTACGGTAGGCTAATTAAGAAATGACCTAATAACAAACCTTGAAATACTGGTAACCTCAAACCAATGACAACAAATTGGAAAAGTGAATATCCTACTACAATTCCAGGAACAATCGTTGGAGAAAGAAAGAAACTTTTTAACCAAGCACGTCCCTTAATTGAAGACCTTGCTAAGGCATATGCTGCTGGAATCCCAATAATTAAAGCTAAAATAGTTGCTAATAGTCCAATTTTGAAACTCAATAAAAAGCCATTTACAAATGTATCTGATGTAAAAATATTGCTATACCATTTAAAGGTAAATCCTTCGATAGGAAATTGAATCGTTGCATTCTCACCAAAAGAAGTAACCGCAATTAATACTAGTGGTAAAAATAAAAAGGCAAAAACAAAGCCTACAATAATCGTTAATCCTTTTTGCTTACGCATTTACTTCTTCACCTCGTTTGTCTACCATTTTCGCAATCCAATTAAAGACTTTCATCACAATCATTGTCGTAACAATCATTACTAAAGCAATCACACTTGCGCTAGTCCAGTCCCCTAAAGCCATTGCTTTTTGGTATAAGAATGTTGCTAACATCATATTTTTATTCCCACCTAATAATTGAGGTGTTGTATACGCCGTTAAAGTTCCTGTGAAAACTAAGACACTTCCCACAATAATGCCTGGAACACTAAGAGGTAAAATAACTTTGATAAAGGCCGTTAAACGATTGGCACCTAATGTTTCGGCCGCTTCCATAATTTCTAAGTCAATGTTTTCAATAATCCCAACTAAGGTCATCACCATAATTGGTAAGAATAAGTATACCGAACCGACAATAATTGAAAATTCTGTATAAAGCATTACAATTGGTTCTGAAATCACACCAATCTGCATTAAAAAGTTATTAATTACACCATTTTGCCCTAGAATATTAATCCAAGCAAAACTTCTAATCACCGAATTGGTTAATAATGGAAACAAGGTTAAAGCCATTAATAAACTGCGCCATTGCTTGGGACATCGTGCAATGTAATAAGCTGTTGGTACTCCTAAAATGGCTGAAACCAACGTTACAATCAGTGAAACCCGAATAGTCCGAATAAAAATTCCTAAATTATAACTATCACTAAAAAACGAACGATATGCTTCTATTGTAAATCCACCATTAAAAACAGTTGGAACTAATATAGAAATCAAAGGCATTACTAGAAAAAAGATTAAAAGAATTAGACCTGGGGCTAAAATCAGGTAAGGAATCCTTTTATTCATGGTTAACTCCTCCTTATATTAAAAAAACCTAACATTTACCATTGTCATTCATTCTATTATTAATAAATACGTTTTTATTAGAACTTGTTTTTAGTTACAATAAAACGACTTAATAACACTAAAATGAACTCAATGACCTTATTCAGTATAACAAACTCATAAAAAAAAACAAAGATAAATCGAACTCTTTTAATATCGTTCGTATTTAACGTTCGTGTTTTGTTGAAAGAATTCATATTTAAACGGATTTCCATTTTTTTGAAATAGTGCTAAATTTGTCACATTTTTTCTATTGACTAAAAATACACAAAAAAGCTGATACAACTA is drawn from Carnobacterium gallinarum DSM 4847 and contains these coding sequences:
- a CDS encoding ABC transporter permease, translating into MRKQKGLTIIVGFVFAFLFLPLVLIAVTSFGENATIQFPIEGFTFKWYSNIFTSDTFVNGFLLSFKIGLLATILALIIGIPAAYALARSSIKGRAWLKSFFLSPTIVPGIVVGYSLFQFVVIGLRLPVFQGLLLGHFLISLPYIIRVVGSSMEQLDFSIEEVAWTLGCTKLKAFGKVVIPNITSGIFASFMLAFINSFNNIPVSMFLSGPGVSTLPTTLLNYIEYNYDPTVSAISVLLMLGTIVLMYLIEKTLGLAAIA
- a CDS encoding ABC transporter permease — its product is MNKRIPYLILAPGLILLIFFLVMPLISILVPTVFNGGFTIEAYRSFFSDSYNLGIFIRTIRVSLIVTLVSAILGVPTAYYIARCPKQWRSLLMALTLFPLLTNSVIRSFAWINILGQNGVINNFLMQIGVISEPIVMLYTEFSIIVGSVYLFLPIMVMTLVGIIENIDLEIMEAAETLGANRLTAFIKVILPLSVPGIIVGSVLVFTGTLTAYTTPQLLGGNKNMMLATFLYQKAMALGDWTSASVIALVMIVTTMIVMKVFNWIAKMVDKRGEEVNA
- a CDS encoding ABC transporter ATP-binding protein, whose protein sequence is MSFVDLKDIRVSYDGKANILKELNISMEKGELVSLLGPSGCGKTTTLRVIAGLIEPNEGEFILDETDLTKVPVHKRNFGMVFQSYALFPHLTVKENVGFGLKLRKEPKEQIAKKVAEILKVCGLEEFGDRYTKQLSGGQRQRVALARALVIEPKLLLLDEPLSNLDAKLRVNMRIEIKRIQQQLGITTVFVTHDQEECFSISDKVAVMNKGVIEQYASPEEIYSNPKTEFVARFIGFENFFNLTKIDQTTYQTKAGDTLTATRLFEGDAPTGTIRPDDIEIVEAADHVTENLISGTVLVRTFLGKSYQYEVETTLGTLLVNGYGTTIYEVNDSLKLHIPAAKLVLV